The following coding sequences lie in one Indicator indicator isolate 239-I01 chromosome 2, UM_Iind_1.1, whole genome shotgun sequence genomic window:
- the GJB7 gene encoding gap junction beta-7 protein isoform X2, which yields MSWGFLRDLLSGVNKYSTGIGRIWVAVVFIFRLLVYIVAAENIWKYEHDEFECNVKQPGCENVCFDHFFPISHIRLWALQLIMVSTPSLLVIFHVAYRENREKHHNQKFYKSPGKIDGGLLCTYLISLTLKTGFEVVFLVLFYKLYNGFKVPPLVKCDVRPCPNTVDCYISKPTEKMIFLCFLVATSCLCIVLNLSELSYLIFKYSIQCYLKRYIQKHEGSKSDCHNRPLVSRMQQKSAEGAYAINRAQPPSLSV from the exons ATGAGCTGGGGATTCCTACGTGATCTGCTGAGTGGAGTGAATAAATATTCAACAGGTATTGGAAGAATCTGGGTAGCAGTTGTGTTCATATTCCGACTACTGGTTTACATTGTGGCTgcagaaaacatctggaaatATGAACATGATGAATTTGAATGCAATGTCAAGCAGCCTGGGTGTGAAAATGTCTGCTTTGACcatttcttccccatctcccaCATCAGACTTTGGGCTTTGCAATTGATCATGGTCTCCACCCCTTCACTCTTGGTTATTTTTCATGTTGCTTACCgagagaacagagagaaacACCACAACCAGAAATTTTATAAAAGCCCAGGAAAGATAGATGGAGGATTGCTCTGCACTTACCTTATCAGCCTTACTTTAAAAACAGGATTTGAAGTGgtttttcttgttctgttttatAAACTGTACAATGGATTCAAAGTGCCACCTCTTGTGAAATGTGACGTAAGACCATGTCCCAACACCGTAGACTGCTACATTTCCAAACCCACAGAGAAGAtgattttcctctgttttctggTGGCAACTTCATGCCTGTGCATTGTATTGAATCTAAGTGAATTGAGTTACCTCATTTTCAAATACTCCATACAATGTTATCTGAAAAGGTACATCCAGAAACACGAAGGCTCAAAAAGTGATTGCCacaacaga CCTCTGGTAAGTAGAATGCA
- the GJB7 gene encoding gap junction beta-7 protein isoform X1: MSWGFLRDLLSGVNKYSTGIGRIWVAVVFIFRLLVYIVAAENIWKYEHDEFECNVKQPGCENVCFDHFFPISHIRLWALQLIMVSTPSLLVIFHVAYRENREKHHNQKFYKSPGKIDGGLLCTYLISLTLKTGFEVVFLVLFYKLYNGFKVPPLVKCDVRPCPNTVDCYISKPTEKMIFLCFLVATSCLCIVLNLSELSYLIFKYSIQCYLKRYIQKHEGSKSDCHNRAAAAGQPHNSSLSLPLNIEGRCERSSPLT, encoded by the coding sequence ATGAGCTGGGGATTCCTACGTGATCTGCTGAGTGGAGTGAATAAATATTCAACAGGTATTGGAAGAATCTGGGTAGCAGTTGTGTTCATATTCCGACTACTGGTTTACATTGTGGCTgcagaaaacatctggaaatATGAACATGATGAATTTGAATGCAATGTCAAGCAGCCTGGGTGTGAAAATGTCTGCTTTGACcatttcttccccatctcccaCATCAGACTTTGGGCTTTGCAATTGATCATGGTCTCCACCCCTTCACTCTTGGTTATTTTTCATGTTGCTTACCgagagaacagagagaaacACCACAACCAGAAATTTTATAAAAGCCCAGGAAAGATAGATGGAGGATTGCTCTGCACTTACCTTATCAGCCTTACTTTAAAAACAGGATTTGAAGTGgtttttcttgttctgttttatAAACTGTACAATGGATTCAAAGTGCCACCTCTTGTGAAATGTGACGTAAGACCATGTCCCAACACCGTAGACTGCTACATTTCCAAACCCACAGAGAAGAtgattttcctctgttttctggTGGCAACTTCATGCCTGTGCATTGTATTGAATCTAAGTGAATTGAGTTACCTCATTTTCAAATACTCCATACAATGTTATCTGAAAAGGTACATCCAGAAACACGAAGGCTCAAAAAGTGATTGCCacaacagagcagcagctgcaggacagccCCACAACAGCTCCCTGTCCTTGCCTCTGAATATAGAAGGCAGATGTGAAAGAAGTTCTCCACTGACTTGA